ccTCTTCTGCACACGTGCCTACCTGTAAGCTAATATGTCGAGACCATTACCTCTGATTGCAGGTAATAACCTCTTCGCCATGCTGGATTGGAGCGACACCGTGTCTGGCATCGTGTTGGCCCTCAGCTCCATCCTCCTGCTGTCCGTCTGCCTGTACTTGATGGTTAAGCTACTTCACTCCATGCTGGGTGGTCTGGTGGCACGCATGGCCAAACGCGTCATCAACGCCGACTTTCCCTATCCCTTCTCCTGTCTCACCGGGTACGTCGCCCTCTTGGTGGGTGCAGGCTTGACGGTGTTGGTCCAGAGCTCCTCCGTCTTTACTTCTGCCCTCACCCCGCTGGTCGGCATCGGGTGCCTGAAGCTGGAACGCATGTACCCACTGACCCTGGGCTCAAATATCGGCACCACAGCTACCGGCATCCTGGCTGCCTTGGCTTCCTCGACCTCCACCATGCGCTTCGCTCTGCAGATCGCCCTCTGCCACCTTTCTTCAACATCACCGGCATCCTCCTCTTCTACCCCATCCCTTTCCTGCGCCGCATTCCTCTGCGCACGGCCCGCTTCCTGGGCTACACGACCGCGCGGTACCGATGGTTCGCAGCATTCTACCTGATCATGATGTTTTTGGTCCTGCCCGGCTGCTTCCTGGCCCTGTCCTTCGCCAACAACGTGGCCTTCATAGCCGTCTTGGTCCTAGTGGGACTGGTGTCGCTGGTGGTCCTGGTGCTGAACCTGCTGCAGAAGAGCCGCTTCGGTCCAAGCTGCCCCGTCGTCTGCAAACCTGGGACTGGCTGCCGCTATGGCTGCGCTCTCTGGAACCCTTGGACAGATTCTTCcgctgtcttttctctcccctGAAGCGCTTGTGCTGCCTGAAGAAGTGCGACTGCCTGTCCCACAAGGCCACCAAAGAGGAGATCGACAGCGACGATGAGGACACCAGCGTTGGCACCAATGCGGACGGAGATAACAACGATGAAAGAACCGgcggttgttgttgttcccGCAAAACCAACCAAGCACAGAAGGTGAGGCCGTCGGGAAGGTCCCTCGAGAGGACATTTGCACGCAATAGCC
The Pomacea canaliculata isolate SZHN2017 linkage group LG2, ASM307304v1, whole genome shotgun sequence genome window above contains:
- the LOC112557803 gene encoding LOW QUALITY PROTEIN: sodium-dependent phosphate transport protein 2A-like (The sequence of the model RefSeq protein was modified relative to this genomic sequence to represent the inferred CDS: inserted 2 bases in 2 codons) encodes the protein MTAQRTTCCTLRGAAVGILKVTGVFCLLYLFICVLDVLSSAFRLLGGKTAGSVFHDSDLLKNPIAGLMLGVLATVILQSSSTSSSIVIAMVSSGIMEVRPSIPIIMGANIGTTVTNTLVSLAHAMNPREFRRAFSGATVHDVFNWLTVLILLPLEYCAGYLFHLTSVLVENLNLENLHTKDQDLLKQLTKPLTQRIVMVNEKVITAIAEGKMDSENARLLKVICKNTTTVIYNASQTENGTMLCNNLFAMLDWSDTVSGIVLALSSILLLSVCLYLMVKLLHSMLGGLVARMAKRVINADFPYPFSCLTGYVALLVGAGLTVLVQSSSVFTSALTPLVGIGCLKLERMYPLTLGSNIGTTATGILAALASSTSTMRFALQIALCHXFFNITGILLFYPIPFLRRIPLRTARFLGYTTARYRWFAAFYLIMMFLVLPGCFLALSFANNVAFIAVLVLVGLVSLVVLVLNLLQKSRXRSKLPRRLQTWDWLPLWLRSLEPLDRFFRCLFSPLKRLCCLKKCDCLSHKATKEEIDSDDEDTSVGTNADGDNNDERTGGCCCSRKTNQAQKVRPSGRSLERTFARNSPIYIPVGKSDSIATPFHSRTALILRKVWYDLRARDKKRQIVCPMICPRSRSTMSSSSKQAFDP